The genome window AGATTATCTGGTAAAGAAATTAATTCCCAACAGCAGCTGATCTTTAATCTTTGTAAACAATTAAACATATCGTTGTTGTCTACTGACATGTTTATATCATCATCATGAAAATACTTCAAAGAATCCATGCTCACCAACTGAATAACCCTAAGACTGGGGAGTCTCCCAAGTGGTGGAATATGCTCACATTCCCTACATCGATAGAAATGGATTTCAACCAAATTCCTTAAATTGTCCATCCAACTTGGAGAAATGGTCTTTCCCATGTAACTACGCATTTTCAATATCTCTAAAGATGGATTTGGCTCTAATCCCTCAAGAACCTCTTCAAACATTTCTGGTGTACTTTCTTCTGTGATGATAGTACCACTGTTTGACCAGACTAACACCAAACTTGACAGATTTGTTTTGCATATGAGATTGGCACTCTTGGCCTCACTTAAACCTCCAACATTCTGAAGTCCGTATATCTCCAACTTCCCCTCAAGAAGATTTAAATCCCCCAATTCACTTATTTTGGCCCCTCTCTCCTTACCAACAGGAAACCATGAAAGCATTCGAAGACTAGTTAGTTTCTCGATTCCAAACGGCAAATGTCGGAGTGAATAACAATCATTGATGTCCAAACATTGAAGGCTAATCATGTCTTTTAGGCCGATAGGTAAAAATTCTATTCCTAAGCCTAGTAAGGTCAAGTATTTCAGATATCTGAGCTTGCAAATCGATTCAGGCAAATAATGCAATCTCCTACAATAACATAAAATCAACACTTGCAAGTTTTGGAGATACAGAATCGAATCAGGTAAAACTTCTATATCTGAACTTGATAAATTCAAGTATCTCAGATGTTTGAGTTTACAAATTGATTCTGGTAATGTCCTTAACTTTGTAAGAGCCAAGTGTAATACCCTTACATACACGTGGTTGAAAAGTTGAGTAATGCAATCTTCATCCCCCTCCCCGAACATGAATATTGACCTTAATGATGTTAACTTTCCTAAATCCTCAGATGATAAAATTAACTTTTCATCCGGACATGACGAGCTCAAATGAAGCACCTCATTtgggattccatccttgttacaAGCAGGCTCTATAACTAAACAATCATGTCTCATTACATGCCGTGCCATGTCATGCACTAGATCATGCATTTTACATGTATCAATACCATCCCGAAATCCGTTCTCAACCTGGAAGAGGGATTTCCAGATCAAACAACTGAAAATTTCTTCCCCAATCACATACAAGTCTGTTTCTCCTTTGGGCGGAATGAAACCGTTTGCTACCCACAACAAGATCAGTTCATCTTTTTTTAGTTTGTGGCCTTTAGGAAACaaacaaaaataagaaaaacatCTCTTTATATGTGGAGCCAAGTTATCATAACTTAACTTTAAAGCAGGCAAGACATTATTTTCTTGTAAGTTCCATATGTTACTGTCTTTCACACGTTGCCAGTCGTTGCTACTACTTTTTGACCACATTAAGC of Helianthus annuus cultivar XRQ/B chromosome 1, HanXRQr2.0-SUNRISE, whole genome shotgun sequence contains these proteins:
- the LOC110933461 gene encoding disease resistance protein RGA2-like — translated: MGDAAVSALVRDVIGRLTSELIKEFGLLRRFKGDILALKEDFEQIQAVLEDAEEKQVKEKAVELWLRRLRSASLKVEDVLDEVKTEALLRSLHKELGIKYKVTVLFSKFKFRVRAAHKVKAIRTKLDDISSKRLKFNLTASDTSHVDVGVKGEMPNRETSSLILDSSKILGRDEEVEMVIRTICNKDIGKYENGEIRVYGIWGMGGLGKTTLAQLVYNQTSVAQYFDLQCWVYVSENFQVKEIIKAIITSIDKSECTVTHLDVLQETLQSKLREKKFLIVLDDVWAEENEKEEWERLSGTLSCGAEGSVVVMTTRSERTCQMMAKVGELRHQLGCLSEANSWLLFKLHAFAQGRVGDDERKLEPIGREIVVKCKGLPLAVKTLGSLMWSKSSSNDWQRVKDSNIWNLQENNVLPALKLSYDNLAPHIKRCFSYFCLFPKGHKLKKDELILLWVANGFIPPKGETDLYVIGEEIFSCLIWKSLFQVENGFRDGIDTCKMHDLVHDMARHVMRHDCLVIEPACNKDGIPNEVLHLSSSCPDEKLILSSEDLGKLTSLRSIFMFGEGDEDCITQLFNHVYVRVLHLALTKLRTLPESICKLKHLRYLNLSSSDIEVLPDSILYLQNLQVLILCYCRRLHYLPESICKLRYLKYLTLLGLGIEFLPIGLKDMISLQCLDINDCYSLRHLPFGIEKLTSLRMLSWFPVGKERGAKISELGDLNLLEGKLEIYGLQNVGGLSEAKSANLICKTNLSSLVLVWSNSGTIITEESTPEMFEEVLEGLEPNPSLEILKMRSYMGKTISPSWMDNLRNLVEIHFYRCRECEHIPPLGRLPSLRVIQLVSMDSLKYFHDDDINMSVDNNDMFNCLQRLKISCCWELISLPDNLPKLEDLELEDCQKLISLPNNLPSIRKMKFEYCNGLLSLPDEIQSFKDLNKLEIRFCKHLYKRCEREKGEDWHKISHIPDLSIQAPFSWDDEEESDE